AAGCCAGCGTGCCGAACTGCTCGGCCACCTGCAGCGGCGAGTGGTTCGGCAGCATGATGCCACCCGCCCCCACGCGGATACGCGACGTTCCGCCCGCCACATGGCCGATCAGCACGGCCGTCGCCGCGCTGGCAATGCCCGGCATGTTGTGGTGTTCGGCCAGCCAGTAGCGCGTGTAGCCGAGCGCATCGCCCAGCTGCGCTAGCTCCAGCGTGTTGCGGAAGGTCTGGCTGGGATCACTGCCTTCGGCCACCGGCGCGAGATCGAGAATCGAGAACGGAATCATGACAACCTCCTGGGATGCCCCCCATCTGGGGGCACCCGCCGGAATTGCCAGCCGGGTGGCATGGTCTTCCGCCGATCATGCCTTTGGGCACAGGCCGTGAAGGCTCACGGCCACTAGTCTTGGAGGGTTATCCGATCATTGAGGTTCACCGTGCGCAAGATTCTGCAAACCACCGCGTTGGCCGCACTCGTCATCGCGGGTCTCCAGTCGGCTCCGAGCATGGCCCATGGGCATCACCCCGCTGCCACGCCAGCCAGTGCCTCCACCAGTGGCCAGGCCAACGGTTTCCACCTGCCGGCCTTTCCCGCCGATGCGCATATCAGCCAGACCACCCGCGCCGATGGCCGCACGTTGAAGTACACCGTCACGGTCGGATCGCTGCCGGTGCGCGACGACAAGGGTACGGTGATTGGCCAGGTCATGTTCACCGCCTACACCATGCCCGGCAAGAACCGCCCGGTGACCTTCGCGGTGAACGGCGGTCCGGGCGCTTCGTCGGTATTCCTCAACTTCGGCGCGATCGGCCCGAAGAAGGTCGACTTCGGCGTGGAGGGCGACACGCCGTCCGAACCGGCCGTGCTGCACGACAACCCGGGCACCTGGCTGGGCTTCACCGATCTGGTGTTCATCGACCCGGTCGGCACCGGCTTCAGCCGTGCCCTGGTCGACCAGAAAAAGGCGGTCAAGGATTTCTACAGCACCGACAGCGATATCCACTATCTCTCGCGCATCATCTACGACTGGCTGCTGAAGAACGGCCGCATGGAGTCGCGCAAGTACCTGGTCGGCGAAAGCTATGGCGGCTTCCGCGGACCGCGCATCACCGAATACCTGCAGACCCAGTTGGGCGTGGCGATGAACGGCGTGGTGCTGCTGTCGCCCTACCTCGATCCGGGCGCGTCCGACGACCGCAATGTCTCGCCGCTACCCTGGATGCTGACCCTGCCGTCGATTGCCGCCGCCCACCTGGAGCGCGAGGGCAAGCTGACCGCCCAGGCGATGCAGCCGATCATCGACTACACCCGTACCACCTACGCCTCGACCCTGATGGAGGGCCGCAGCAACCCGGCCGCCACCGCCGCGATGATCCGTAAGGTCACCGCGTTGACCGGTCTCGATCCGACCTTCGTGAAGGAGTCCGGCGGGCGCCTGGACACCCAGGCCTACCTGCGCGAGGTCTACCGCGCCGAAGGCAAGCTGGGCAGCCGCTACGACTCCAACGTCACCGCCTGGGATCCGTTCCCGTATGCGCCTCACCAGCGCTCGGGCGACCCGATCCTCAACGGCATCATCGCGCCTACGACCACCGCGATGGTCAACTTCATCACCCAGACCGTGGGCTGGAAGTACGACGGCCGCTACAACGCACTCAGCTACAAGGTGAATGGCCTGTGGCACGAGGACAAGGACGCCCGCAAGGGTTCCGTCCGGCAGCTGCGTGAAGCGGTCGCCAACGACCCCAACCTGCACGTGCTGATCGCACACGGCTGGGACGACCTGTCCTGCCCGTTCATGGCCTCGCTGCTGATCGTCGACCAGATGCCGGCAATGGGTAACCCTGACCGGGTACAGGTGAAGGAATATCCGGGTGGCCACATGTTCTATGCACGCCCGGCCAGCCAGGCCATGCTGCTGAAAGACGTGAAAAAGATGTACGGCGCACACTGAATCCGCGCCTGCCGGGCGCGCCTTCATGGTTGCGCCCGGCCCCGCCGTATCCGGCCGGACCTGCCCATCGGGAGCTGTCGATGAAACGTATCTTGTGTACGCTGGCCCTGCTGCTGTGCTCCGCCGCATCGGCGCATGCCAGATCGGTTCAAGCCGCCACGGCGCAACCGGGTTTCCAGATCGTCGAGAGCGTGCCCGAGGCCACCATCTACGGGCAGCCCGGGGTGCCGCGCACGCAGGCGGTATGGCTGCAGATGATCCACGGCGCGCAACACCGCATCGACATCGCCGCGTTCTACATCGCCGAAAAACCCAACGGTCCGTTGCGGCCGGTGCTCGACGCACTGGCCGCGCGGGCGCGTGCCGGTGTCAAGGTGCGCATCCTGATCGACCAGACCTTCCTCAAGGACAGCACGCCCAGCCTCGACCGCCTGCGCAAGGTGCCGGGCATCCAGGTCCGCGTGCTTCCGGTGAACAAACTCACCGGCGGCGTGCTGCATGCCAAGTACATGGTGATCGACGGGCGCAGTGTCTTCGTCGGCAGCCAGAACTGGGACTGGCGGGCACTCACCCAGATCCACGAGATCGGTGCACGCATCGTCGACCCGCGCTTCGCACAGACCTTCGATGCCGTGTTCGATTTCGACTGGCGACTGGCGGCCGACCCCGACCTGCCCAAGGCCACAAGGCGCGCCATGCGGCCACCGACATTCGCGCCGGCCACCGAGCAGGACCCGGTGCTGCTGCATACCGCCCAGGGCGAAACGGTGACGGCCTTCCCGGCCTTCAGCCCGCCAGCACTGGTACCGCACTGGGTCAGCACCGAGCAACCCGCCCTGGTCCGCATGATCGAACGGGCGCAGCACGTGTTCCGCCTACAGGTGATGACGCTGTCGGCGATCCGCCACTATGGCCCCAGGGGCTGGTGGCCGGCGATCGACAATGCCCTGCGCGATGCTGCCGCACGCGGCGTGCAGGTGCGCATCATCGTCGCCGACTGGGCCCTGCGCGAACCGATGCAGTCGTACCTGAAGAGCCTGGCCGCCCTGCCCGGCATCACGGTGAAGTTCAGCCGGCTGCCGCTCTCGCCGCAGGGCTTCATTCCGTTTGCGCGGGTGGAGCACGCCAAGTACGCGGTGGCCGACGACCGCAGTGTCTACATCGGCACCGGCAACTGGGAATGGAGCTATTTCAACAACACCGTCGATGCCTCGGTGTTCGTGCACGGCAGCAGTCCGGCGCGGACCCTGGCGGCCATCTTCGACCGCGACTGGAACGGCCCCTATGTCACCACGCTGCAGCCCGGCACCAACTACAAGCCGCCGCGCATCCGCTGACGGCCGGCGACGCGCAGGTTCAGGCTCGCGGGCGCGCCGGCAAGCGCACCAGCCACCATGCGGCCTGCAGCAACCACCATACGATCAGAACGATCAACAGCTTCTGTTCCAGGCCG
This window of the Dyella sp. A6 genome carries:
- a CDS encoding S10 family serine carboxypeptidase-like protein, whose protein sequence is MRKILQTTALAALVIAGLQSAPSMAHGHHPAATPASASTSGQANGFHLPAFPADAHISQTTRADGRTLKYTVTVGSLPVRDDKGTVIGQVMFTAYTMPGKNRPVTFAVNGGPGASSVFLNFGAIGPKKVDFGVEGDTPSEPAVLHDNPGTWLGFTDLVFIDPVGTGFSRALVDQKKAVKDFYSTDSDIHYLSRIIYDWLLKNGRMESRKYLVGESYGGFRGPRITEYLQTQLGVAMNGVVLLSPYLDPGASDDRNVSPLPWMLTLPSIAAAHLEREGKLTAQAMQPIIDYTRTTYASTLMEGRSNPAATAAMIRKVTALTGLDPTFVKESGGRLDTQAYLREVYRAEGKLGSRYDSNVTAWDPFPYAPHQRSGDPILNGIIAPTTTAMVNFITQTVGWKYDGRYNALSYKVNGLWHEDKDARKGSVRQLREAVANDPNLHVLIAHGWDDLSCPFMASLLIVDQMPAMGNPDRVQVKEYPGGHMFYARPASQAMLLKDVKKMYGAH
- a CDS encoding phospholipase D-like domain-containing protein; amino-acid sequence: MKRILCTLALLLCSAASAHARSVQAATAQPGFQIVESVPEATIYGQPGVPRTQAVWLQMIHGAQHRIDIAAFYIAEKPNGPLRPVLDALAARARAGVKVRILIDQTFLKDSTPSLDRLRKVPGIQVRVLPVNKLTGGVLHAKYMVIDGRSVFVGSQNWDWRALTQIHEIGARIVDPRFAQTFDAVFDFDWRLAADPDLPKATRRAMRPPTFAPATEQDPVLLHTAQGETVTAFPAFSPPALVPHWVSTEQPALVRMIERAQHVFRLQVMTLSAIRHYGPRGWWPAIDNALRDAAARGVQVRIIVADWALREPMQSYLKSLAALPGITVKFSRLPLSPQGFIPFARVEHAKYAVADDRSVYIGTGNWEWSYFNNTVDASVFVHGSSPARTLAAIFDRDWNGPYVTTLQPGTNYKPPRIR